The sequence AGCGTTCGTTCTTCTTCCCATCCAGTTGAGTTAGATGAAATTCGCTTAGAGCCTGAAACAGAGCCAATGTTCTACTACTTTGCTTATGGCTCCTGTATGTGTCCAGTGGATTTGAAGCGATCGCTGGGGGAACACACGCATTCTTATGTCATTGGTGCCGCAACTCTCAAGGGCTATCGCTTGGGATTCTTTCGTCGCTCTCAACGGCGCAACTGTGGGGTGCTCGATATTGTGAAAGACCCAACTGCCACTGTAGAAGGGGTGCTCTATCGGTTGCCGCTGCGGTTGAGCGATCGCCTGGATGAACGTGAAGAAGGCTATTGCCATGAAACGATTACCGTTCACCATCAGGGACAGGTTTTTCGCAATGTGCAGACTTACACAGTGATTGAGAAATTGACCCAGGAACATGCCCCCAACGATTGGTACTCCGGTGTTGTCTTGCGAGGGGCTATCACCTGCGGCTTACCCGAACAATATTGCTGGAAGCTGTTTCACCACATGCAACAACTGCAACAGGGGACCCTGAATGCCGCTTAAGCCGATTGAATCATGCCACAAATGTTTATAGGGAGCTGGCAGTGCCAACTCCCTTATTTAATCCTTTTTAATTCTGATTAATTCTGATCGCTGACACAGCTTTTCAAGTCGGTACTGCTTATGTAACTGCCGATAGCTCATCCACGACTCGCATTCTGCCTCGATAGATTGTCCACAGAATGCGATCGAGGACAGTTCGTTCGTCGTCGCTCAATGATTCTTCCAAAATAGCTGCCATTAACCCATAGCGATCCGCCAGCGTAATGTCGCCAGACATCGCGACTTGAGCGTAGAGGTCAAACAGAGCAGATGGGAGGAGCCTGAGTTGTAAGCACATATCGACCGTTAAACAACAATTGCAAAGTGAACGACTTGGGGAACTCCAATGCTCATAATCATCCCCCTTGCCAGGAATTGCTGAAGTGATCAAGTGCCCCTGAAATAGGTGATTGTGCTCAATAGGTTTAGTGATTGATCTCGCTGTTCATGTGTGACTCAAAACGGGTTTAAAAGTGATCCAAATCACTTTTTTTGAGTCAGAGTTTTTTAAGATATCACCTCAAAAACATACCTAACAAGGATTTCAGTTCTTTATAAAGTATCTGTGAAGCTTTGAAATTTAAGGCTGACTTTGAGGGGAGTTCGATAAGCTGTTAGTAGTCGATCATTGCTGTTTGACTTCTCCCTAGATTGCCCTCCACAGGGCTGTTCTTGAGGAGCAATAGTAATGACCACCCCGATTACTGCTTAACGCCTTCCATGCTTGAATGCTCAGGTTCAGATGAAATTTTGAAACACCTGCGGAGCGGACGTTTGCTAATGGTTAACAGCAGACGACGCAACGGGC is a genomic window of Oscillatoria sp. FACHB-1407 containing:
- a CDS encoding gamma-glutamylcyclotransferase family protein, whose amino-acid sequence is MSVRSSSHPVELDEIRLEPETEPMFYYFAYGSCMCPVDLKRSLGEHTHSYVIGAATLKGYRLGFFRRSQRRNCGVLDIVKDPTATVEGVLYRLPLRLSDRLDEREEGYCHETITVHHQGQVFRNVQTYTVIEKLTQEHAPNDWYSGVVLRGAITCGLPEQYCWKLFHHMQQLQQGTLNAA